One Ahaetulla prasina isolate Xishuangbanna chromosome 17, ASM2864084v1, whole genome shotgun sequence genomic window carries:
- the SLAMF8 gene encoding SLAM family member 8 isoform X1, whose translation MGWVLLLEWMIASALCMSRAYTPTQVLGVAGNSVLFKAAPPPNFHIREFIWRSLTPSEELVATSFKGSPEIQYRSRFYGRTGLRDNFTLEIDPVDLEDGGIFSVLLVDTTGQMKQQAFELKVYDTISTPVIRLFTEEKAGNGSSKSCLLFLSCHAASRTNVTYEWAGLGVKSGPKPEYWLMEEGQVLRIQLDPKEAFQVSYTCTASNAVVHKSAVVELRDSCQRPSEGEKTTAYSLRELLLIVVPVVSFFFLLAVLLCVCYKQHSGKKMFYTVPGNESIQL comes from the exons ATGGGTTGGGTCCTCCTCCTTGAATGGATGATCGCTTCAG ctCTATGCATGTCAAGGGCCTACACACCAACGCAGGTGTTAGGAGTAGCAGGGAATTCGGTGTTATTCAAAGCAGCCCCCCCACCCAATTTTCACATCCGGGAGTTCATCTGGCGTTCCTTGACGCCTTCCGAAGAGTTGGTGGCCACCTCGTTCAAGGGAAGCCCAGAGATCCAGTACCGGTCCCGTTTCTACGGAAGGACTGGACTCCGCGACAACTTCACCTTAGAGATCGATCCAGTGGATTTAGAAGATGGTGGGATCTTCTCCGTTCTGCTGGTGGACACCACAGGACAGATGAAACAACAAGCTTTTGAGCTGAAAGTTTACG ACACGATTTCGACCCCAGTCATCCGGCTGTTCACCGAAGAAAAGGCTGGAAATGGCTCCTCCAAATCTTGTCTACTTTTTTTGAGTTGCCACGCAGCCAGCAGGACTAACGTCACTTACGAGTGGGCAGGGCTGGGGGTGAAGAGCGGCCCAAAGCCGGAATACTGGCTCATGGAGGAGGGCCAGGTGCTACGGATCCAACTAGATCCCAAGGAAGCTTTCCAGGTGAGCTACACCTGTACGGCCTCTAACGCCGTCGTCCACAAATCAGCTGTCGTCGAGCTCCGCGACTCCTGCCAACGACCTTCAG AAGGTGAGAAGACAACTGCATACAGTCTCAGGGAGCTTCTCTTGATCGTTGTCCCAGtggtctccttcttcttcttgctgGCAGTCCTTTTGTGCGTGTGCTACAAACAGCATTCCG GGAAGAAAATGTTCTACACAGTTCCCGGAAACGAGTCGATCCAGCTTTAG
- the LOC131186820 gene encoding V-set and immunoglobulin domain-containing protein 8-like, with the protein MTGIQALRIFFLLCLAPALSPAVKINAKGREIIYLAKGESVKLGCPFELEPQDDGPNDLDIEWTQMNADPTNLDNVQCCSLLPAHQILSYQGQQVIHPGYPYLHPRGGSGNQDAGRFSNPGFQQSEGGQRFGSVNDCCNGLQQRVNFAVPDPSKYDASINLQNVQISDSATYECKVKKTSVASRKVTVMVLEKPSMPHCSISGKVFLGNEITLRCGSQTGSPLLMYRWTKMADYPIESGLPPNTMAGSSPGDLVIHQVSPNHLGVYQCIVSNRVGSARCTLEVSHDSPLLTIIVGAVLGSLLFLVLLICLIVCLVRCCKKKKGSQKESNQIRVDTAAPRPRRESRNSSLRSVLGYIPQNISFMQRRKYESPREQEGVEMVSANQDPEPSSNSCTSPPSCGHPSVVTTKARVHYDLSGPSYSHGKSAASASSNLPSCHESPNSDSPICDRDATHGKRSHPGQFGGVPVMMQAKTREGLVI; encoded by the exons ATGACTGGAATTCAAGCCCTGAggatcttcttccttctctgcctGGCACCGG CTCTTTCCCCTGCCGTGAAGATCAACGCCAAAGGCCGAGAGATCATCTATCTGGCCAAGGGGGAGTCGGTGAAGTTGGGGTGTCCGTTTGAGCTGGAACCCCAAGATGATGGCCCCAATGACTTGGACATTGAGTGGACACAGATGAATGCTGATCCCACCAATTTGGACAATGTG CAGTGTTGTTCTCTGCTTCCTGCCCATCAGATCTTGAGCTATCAAGGCCAACAAGTGATCCACCCTGGATACCCATATTTGCACCCCAGGGGAGGGTCAGGAAACCAAGATGCCGGCCGTTTCAGCAACCCGGGATTTCAGCAAAGCGAAGGCGGTCAGCGGTTTGGGTCGGTCAACGATTGCTGCAACGGCTTACAACAGCGGGTCAACTTCGCGGTCCCGGATCCAAGCAAGTACGACGCGTCCATCAATCTCCAAAATGTTCAGATTTCCGACTCAGCCACCTACGAGTGCAAAGTGAAGAAGACTTCGGTGGCCAGTCGTAAAGTGACCGTCATGGTGCTCG AGAAACCCTCGATGCCACATTGCTCCATCTCAGGCAAGGTTTTCCTCGGCAACGAAATCACCCTCCGCTGTGGCTCCCAAACCGGTAGCCCTCTCCTCATGTACCGCTGGACCAAAATGGCAGATTACCCCATCGAGAGTGGGCTGCCCCCGAATACCATGGCAG GTTCCAGTCCTGGGGATTTAGTCATTCACCAAGTATCACCTAACCACCTTGGAGTTTACCAGTGCATCGTCTCCAACAGAGTTGGGTCAGCTCGGTGCACGTTGGAGGTCTCTCATG attcTCCCCTTCTGACCATCATCGTGGGAGCCGTCTTGGGCTCCCTGCTTTTCCTGGTGCTCCTCATCTGTCTCATCGTCTGTCTTGTCCGCTGTTGCAAGAAGAAGAAGGGCAGCCAGAAGGAATCCAACCAGATcag AGTAGACACCGCTGCCCCCAGGCCCAGACGGGAGAGCCGTAACAGCAGCTTACGATCCGTCTTGGGCTACATCCCTCAAAATATCAGCTTCATGCAACGTCGGAAATACGAGTCCCCCCGGGAACAAGAAGGGGTCGAGATGGTCTCTGCGAATCAAGACCCAGAGCCGAGTTCGAATTCCTGCACCTCGCCCCCATCCTGCGGCCATCCTTCCGTGGTCACCACCAAGGCCCGCGTTCACTACGACCTCAGCGGACCTTCCTACAGCCACGGGAAATCTGCCGCCTCGGCGTCTTCTAACCTTCCATCGTGCCACGAGAGTCCGAATTCAGATTCTCCCATTTGCGACCGGGACGCAACTCACGGAAAACGGAGCCACCCGGGACAATTTGGGGGCGTTCCCGTAATGATGCAGGCGAAAACCCGCGAAGGACTCGTCATCTAA
- the LOC131186369 gene encoding V-set and immunoglobulin domain-containing protein 8-like isoform X2 has translation MGSSKGLRFLISCLLLGTGLAVRINEDGHKIIYLPKGESVKLGCPFSSDPEDNTPENDWDIQWKQVKPGVHPQYNPLLGYHDHRIIYPGPPDLQKRVGFISSDPSLYDASMQLRDLQMSDSATYECTVKKTTEATRKVTITVQEKPAMPRCWIIGEVAYGGDITLRCFTSTGTPPLSYHWSMASGNYHDWMPSASVIPGDLQIHDLCDDHVGTYQCSVGNNVGVAYCSVEIQFGGGWSRGWIITGAIIIALLSMALIIGGVIWCCWCCWGKGGGCCGDQCPSCYCGKEYCWDCCCNYGSETSEKHQQYSQTKASDICVDADAPPSRPCSQVISRASSLHSLLGYQTKGVSYPQGRKYTPPIVQVKMSSPPDSDVSVVLPLEIPSPPDSEQGEVSEPYYPPKGSTVYSDPDPCCEQIKVDNVKGSRSQIYCDPHNYTSACSDPTGLRWKDGNSRQYKSAVLMMRSSSRDGLLI, from the exons ggaCAGGTCTTGCTGTGAGGATAAACGAAGATGGGCATAAAATCATTTATCTGCCTAAAGGGGAGTCCGTGAAATTGGGGTGCCCTTTTTCTTCAGACCCTGAAGATAACACCCCGGAAAACGACTGGGACATCCAGTGGAAGCAGGTGAAACCTGGAGTACATCCCCAGTACAACCCG CTCCTGGGTTATCACGACCACCGTATCATCTACCCGGGACCCCCTGATCTCCAGAAACGAGTGGGGTTCATCTCCTCCGACCCCAGCCTCTACGATGCCTCCATGCAACTCCGGGATCTGCAGATGAGCGATTCCGCCACGTACGAATGCACGGTGAAGAAGACCACGGAAGCAACTCGCAAAGTCACCATCACCGTTCAAG AAAAACCAGCCATGCCCCGCTGTTGGATCATCGGCGAGGTCGCCTATGGGGGAGACATCACTCTCCGTTGCTTCACTTCGACGGGAACCCCGCCGCTCAGCTACCACTGGTCCATGGCCAGTGGCAATTACCACGATTGGATGCCCTCCGCAA GTGTCATTCCAGGGGATCTCCAGATCCACGACCTGTGCGATGACCACGTGGGGACCTACCAATGCAGCGTGGGCAACaacgtgggcgtggcttattgttCGGTGGAAATTCAGTTCGGAGGAG GTTGGAGCAGAGGCTGGATCATCACGGGCGCCATCATCATCGCGCTGCTCAGCATGGCCCTCATCATCGGGGGCGTCatctggtgctgctggtgctgttggGGCAAAGGCGGGGGCTGCTGTGGGGACCAGTGCCCCAGCTGCTACTGCGGGAAGGAGTATTGCTGGGACTGTTGCTGTAACTACGGCTCCGAGACCTCCGAGAAGCATCAGCAGTACTCCCAGACCAAGGCCAGCGACATCTG TGTGGATGCTGACGCCCCCCCCAGCCGACCCTGCAGCCAGGTCATCAGTCGGGCAAGCAGCCTCCACTCCTTGCTGGGCTATCAAACGAAGGGCGTCTCGTACCCTCAAGGCCGCAAGTACACCCCTCCCATCGTCCAGGTCAAGATGAGCTCACCTCCGGACAGTGATGTCAGCGTGGTCCTGCCTCTCGAAATCCCTTCGCCCCCTGATTCGGAACAAGGGGAGGTCTCCGAGCCTTACTACCCCCCCAAAGGGAGCACCGTGTACTCTGACCCAGACCCCTGCTGCGAACAGATCAAAGTCGATAATGTCAAAGGCTCCCGATCCCAAATCTACTGCGATCCACATAATTACACCTCGGCTTGCTCGGATCCCACCGGGCTTCGTTGGAAGGATGGAAACAGCCGGCAGTATAAGAGTGCGGTGCTGATGATGCGCTCTTCCAGCAGGGATGGTCTTTTGATATGA
- the SLAMF8 gene encoding SLAM family member 8 isoform X2 — protein MGWVLLLEWMIASALCMSRAYTPTQVLGVAGNSVLFKAAPPPNFHIREFIWRSLTPSEELVATSFKGSPEIQYRSRFYGRTGLRDNFTLEIDPVDLEDGGIFSVLLVDTTGQMKQQAFELKVYDTISTPVIRLFTEEKAGNGSSKSCLLFLSCHAASRTNVTYEWAGLGVKSGPKPEYWLMEEGQVLRIQLDPKEAFQVSYTCTASNAVVHKSAVVELRDSCQRPSGKKMFYTVPGNESIQL, from the exons ATGGGTTGGGTCCTCCTCCTTGAATGGATGATCGCTTCAG ctCTATGCATGTCAAGGGCCTACACACCAACGCAGGTGTTAGGAGTAGCAGGGAATTCGGTGTTATTCAAAGCAGCCCCCCCACCCAATTTTCACATCCGGGAGTTCATCTGGCGTTCCTTGACGCCTTCCGAAGAGTTGGTGGCCACCTCGTTCAAGGGAAGCCCAGAGATCCAGTACCGGTCCCGTTTCTACGGAAGGACTGGACTCCGCGACAACTTCACCTTAGAGATCGATCCAGTGGATTTAGAAGATGGTGGGATCTTCTCCGTTCTGCTGGTGGACACCACAGGACAGATGAAACAACAAGCTTTTGAGCTGAAAGTTTACG ACACGATTTCGACCCCAGTCATCCGGCTGTTCACCGAAGAAAAGGCTGGAAATGGCTCCTCCAAATCTTGTCTACTTTTTTTGAGTTGCCACGCAGCCAGCAGGACTAACGTCACTTACGAGTGGGCAGGGCTGGGGGTGAAGAGCGGCCCAAAGCCGGAATACTGGCTCATGGAGGAGGGCCAGGTGCTACGGATCCAACTAGATCCCAAGGAAGCTTTCCAGGTGAGCTACACCTGTACGGCCTCTAACGCCGTCGTCCACAAATCAGCTGTCGTCGAGCTCCGCGACTCCTGCCAACGACCTTCAG GGAAGAAAATGTTCTACACAGTTCCCGGAAACGAGTCGATCCAGCTTTAG